ACTGACAGGCATAGCCAACCTGAAGCTGTGCAGCGTAGCCGAGGCAGCAGCCGCCGCCCCGGTAATCCTGCTGGCCGCGCACCCGCCGGCTACCAAGGATATATGCACCCAGCTGGGCGACACCCAGGGCAAAGTGATTATCGACACCATGAACTCGGTATTTGCCAAGGCCGAGGGCTTTGACAGCACCTTTCGGGCCCTGCAGGCGTGGACCCAGGCCGAAGTGGTAAAGTGCTTCAACAGTACCGGCTTTGAGAACATGCTGAACCCGCGGTATGGAGACCAGGCGGTGGAGATGTTTATGGCCGGCAGCAGTGCCCGTGCCAAGGAGATAGCCAAACAGCTGTCGCTAGACCTGGGCTTTGCCGACTGTATCGACTTTGGCGGAGATGAGGAGGTGGGCCTGCTAGAGGACTTTGCCCGTATCTGGATCAACCTGGCCTTTAAGCAGGGACTGGGTCGCAGCTTTGCCATCAAACTGCTCAAGCGATAAACATCTGGGCCTACCCCGGCGGTGCACACCGGCAGGAGGGGCCAATCATAAGCCGCGCCACGCTAGGCCGTGGCAGGCTCCGGCAGCAGGTGCTTCAGGGCAAAGTACAGGTCCTTTACGGTCTCTACGGCTTTGATCTGCAGCACCAGCTTGTCGTTTTTCTGCTTCAGCCGCGCCGTATCGGCATGCTGCTGCACATAGCTGAGGATGTGGTGGAAGGCCTCAGACTGGTAATACAGGTCGTCCGGCCCGGGTGCCAGGGTCAGGCTCAGGCTTCCACCCTTCAGCACCACCTTGGCCATGCGCAGCTGCTCGCCCACCCAGCGGGCACGCACCGTGTCCAGCAGGTTCAGGGCCGGGGCGGGCATCGGGCCAAAGCGGTCTATCAGCTCGCGCGCCAGGGTCTGCAGGGCTGCCTCGTCGGTGGCCTCGCTCAGCTGGCGGTAGTAGTACAGGCGCTCGGCCACCTGGGGCACATACTCGGGTGGTAGCATCACGGGCTGGTCCGTCTCCACCACGGTTTCACTCGTATCCGCGCCCGTGGCCTCGTCATCCAGGCCTCTCTGCGCCTTCAGCTCCCGGATAGACTCATCCAATATCTTGTGGTACACATCATAGCCCACATCGGCTATGAATCCGCTCTGCTCCCTGCCCAGTATGTCTCCCGCACCGCGTATGTCCAGGTCGCGCATAGCAATCTGCAGGCCAGCCCCCAGCTCGCTAAACTGCTGGATAGCCTCCATGCGCTTGCGTGCATCATTGGGCAGGCCCGCCAGGGGTGGGCATAGCAGGTAGGCAAAGGCCTTCCGATTGCTGCGGCCCACGCGGCCCCGCATCTGGTGCAGGTCGCTCAGCCCATACATGTGCGCATGGTTGATGATGATGGTATTGGCATTCGGTATATCCAGCCCACTCTCTATAATGGTGGTGCTTACCAGAACATCGAATTCCCGGTTTACGAATCGCAGCAGGGTGTTTTCCATCTCGTCCCCGTCCATCTGCCCATGGGCGGTGGCAATGCGGGCATCGGGCAGCAGCTCCTTTATCAGCGCGGCATACTCCTCTAGCTCTCGCACCCGGTTGTGCACAAAGAAAGCCTGCCCCCCGCGCTTCAGCTCATGGGCCAGTGCATCGCGTATCAGCTCTTTGCTGAAGCCACTCACCACCGTCTCCACCGGCTGCCGGTTGGGCGGCGGGGTGGTGATGATGGAGAGGTCGCGGATGCCCAGCAGGCTGAACTGCAGCGTGCGTGGAATGGGGGTAGCCGTTAGGGTAAGGGTGTCTATGGTTTCGCGCAGGTGGCGCAGCCGCTCCTTGTGCCCTACGCCAAACTTGTGCTCTTCGTCAATAATCAGCAGACCCAGGTCTCGAAACTTCACCTCCTTGCCCAGCAGCTTGTGTGTGCCCACCAGTATATCTATTTTCCCCTCGGCCAGGCGTTTCAGGATGTCCTTCTGCTCGCCCGGGCTGCGAAACCGATTGATGAAATCAATGGTAAGAGGGAAGTCTGCCATCCGGTCTTGAAAGGTATTGTAGTGCTGCAGGGCCAGGATGGTGGTGGGTACCAGCAGGGCTACCTGCTTCCCCTCGGTAGCTACCTTGAATGCGGCACGTACGGCAATCTCTGTTTTGCCGAAGCCCACATCGCCGCACACCAGCCTGTCCATGGGCGTGGGGCTCTCCAGGTCTTCCTTCACCTCGCGGGTGGCCCGCTCCTGGTCGGGCGTGTCTTCGTACAGGAAGCTGGCCTCCAGCTCCTGCTGCAGGTAGGTGTCGGGCGCATAGGCCGTGCCATTGCTGGCCTTCCGCTTGGCATACAGCTCTACCAGGCTGAAAGCCAGCTCCTTTACCTTGCGCTTTACCTTGGCCTTGGTTCGGCTCCACTCGGCACTGCCCAGCTTGCTCAGCCGGGGCGCATTACCCTCCTTGCCGCTGTATTTGGCTATCTTGTACAGGGCGTTGATGTTCACATAGATCACATCGTCATCCTGGTAGAATATCTTCACCGCTTCCTGCTTGTGCTTGCCCACCTCTACGGTAGTGAGGCCGCCAAAGCGCCCAATGCCATGGTTGATGTGCGTGATAAAGTCACCCGGCGACAACTGCATCAGCTCGCGTAGGGTCATGTGTCCGCTCTCCTGGGCCTGGTTGCGCTTTTTGAAACGGTGATAGCGCTCAAAGATCTGGTGATCTGTGTAGCAAGCCAGCTTTAGCACCTCGTCTTCAAAGCCACCGGAGAGGGCGGCGCGTACCGGCTCGTAGTGCAGGCTGGCATCCAGCTGGTGCAGGATCTCTCGGATCCGGCGGTGCTGGGCCTCGCTGTCGCAGTAGATGTACGTCTGCCATCCGGCGGCCTGCCGCTGCGCCATGTGCGCTACCAGTAGCTCAAATTTCTTCTTGAAGAGGGGCTGAACCTGGCTGCGAAAGGATAAGTCCGAACCCGCATCTCCGGGGCGGGCCGCAAAGCCAATGTCTACCAGACAGAAAGCCCGCAGGTCTTTTTCCAGGGCCGGGCCCGCGTAGTACAGCTGCGCTGGCTCGGTATGCACGGTATCTCGGCCCTCTGTCAGCTGCTTCCACTGCTTGCGTGCCTTTTCTTCAAACTTCATCAGGTCGGCCACGGCATAGTCCGGGTCCTTTACATACCATACCGTATCGGGGCTCAGGTACTCGGGCAGGCTGATGCGCTGCTCCTGCACCAGGGTGCGAAAGTCGGGGATGATGCTTAGCTGCTCCATGCTGCGCGTGCTCAGCTGGCTACCGGGGGCAAACTCGCGTATGCTCTCTATGGCATCGCCCATAAACTCGATGCGGAAGGGCAGGTCGTGGCTGAAGCTGTACACGTCTATAATGCCGCCCCGTGTGGCATACTGGCCTGCCTCGGTTACGAAGCTGACGGGCTGATAGCCATACTCCTCCAGTACCTCGATGATGAGGTCCATGCCGGTTTCCTCACCCCGATGCACGTCCAGGGTGTGGGTTATCAGCGTATTGCGTGTTACCACCTTCTCAAATAGTGCCTCGGGGTAGGATACTACCAGCAGGCTGCCTGGCTGCGCCCGGCTTATCAGGTTCAGTGTTTCGCCCCGCTGCAGCACGTTGGCATTGTCCAGGGTGCTCAGCTCATAGGGCCGCTTGCTGGAGGCAGGTAGCAGTACCACCTGCTGCCCGGGTAGCAGTACCTCCAGGTCATTCAGCACCAGGTTGGCCTCTTCGCGGTCTTGCACCAGCACAATGCCATGCCTGCCCAGCTGGCTGAAGAGGGCGGCCACGGCACAGGCTAGCTGGCTACCCACCAGGCCTGTAAGGGCATGCCGCCCGGGGCCCAGCTGCTGTGCAAAGGCAGACAAACCCGGATACTGCAGGTAGTGCGAAGGAAGCATGAAAATTTGTGTCAAAAATGTGCCCACAAAGGTAACAAAACCATTGGGGCCTGCGTTTTGGAGACTACATGTTTCATTTGAAACAAATTTATTGGCACATATTTTGTATCTTGTTCTTGAATCTTAAAAACTCCATGAATACCACACGTATGAAAAACCTAAGACGATGGATTGGCTTGGGTGCCATTCTGCTGCTAAGTGCTGGCCCGGCTGTGGCGCAGGTTCAGTTCTTCCACGGCACCTGGGATGAAGCGCTGGCAAAGGCAAAAAAGGAGAATAAGCCCCTTTTGGTCGATTTCTGGGCAACCTGGTGCGGGCCTTGCAGGCTGATGAATACCAGCACCTTTCAGGACAAGCAGGTAGGTGCCTATACGAGCGATCACTTTATTGCCTACAAGGTGGATGTAGACCAGGAACGTGCCCTTGCGTCCAAATATAACATCCAGGCCATGCCCACTTTTGTGTTTATAGATGCAAAGGGCAAGGAACTGCACCGCGTAATGGGCTACCACAAGGCAGACAAGTGGCTGGCCGCCCTGAAGAATGCTAACGCCACGATAGGAGGCAGCCCGCAGAGTAATGCCGGCAGGTAAACCTCGCCCATAATCCTTACGCCTGCACGGATGTGGGGTGCGCCGGATGGCGTACAGAGGGGTACCCTACACAGGTAGAATAGCACCGGTAGTTGTACCGGCTACGCCTGCCTGCCCCGCTCCAGCGGTGGCGGGCAGTGCTGTTTATAGGGGGCCTTATTATGGCCCTTCCAGCGCATGCACGCGGGGGCAAAACGCCCCACTGCTGTGCAAGAGCCCAGTACAAGGGGGAGCTGTGGAGTAGAATCTACTCCAGCTGGAAAGTGCCGGCCCAGTACCACAGCTGGCCCTGTGGGCCGTCCATGCGCAGCACGTCCACCAGCACCGGGTAGGTGTGCAGGCTGCCCGCAGCATCCTGTGCCTCCAGCTGTAGCCGTAGGCGCCCACCCTGCAGGCCCGGCACCTGAAACTGGGTAGCCACGGATAGCAACGTATGGCCTGTGTACTGCAGGGCATAGCTGGGCAGGCGCTGGCGCTGCCAGTGCTGCTGCACACGCTGCCAGCTTTGCCGTGCGCGCTCGGCCATCTGCCGGTACAGCGAAACGAGGTCTCGCTCGCTAACCACCTGCTGGCTCGGGTATTGGGCTACAAAGCGGCTCCGGGCCTCTGTCAGCGCCGTCTCCGTAAGAGCCAGGCGTTCGGCCGTGTACCAGTCATCGGCCAGCAGGGCGCGCCCCAATTCATCGGCCAGCGCAGCGGCACTGGCCGCCCCACCCGGCTGGGCAGCCACCGGGCGCGGGCAAACAAGGCTCAGAGAAACGAGCGCTAGCGCGAAACAAACGCGCGGGACAGCAGGCAGCATGCCGCCAAGGTACATAAAAAAAGGGGCTGCAGAGCCCCTTTTTTACATCGCCGAACCCGCGCCTGGCTACAATGGCAAAACACAGGAATGTCGACACTATACGCGCGCCTTCTGCTGAACTTTCAGCAGGCCGTCTAGCTGCATGTTTTTGTACAGCCCCTCGGTAATGGCGGCCAGTTGGTCGTTGTAGGGCTTCAGGGCATCGGCCATGCCCAGGAAGTCTACGGGTGTGCGGAACGGGCGCTGGCCGGCAGGTGCCTCCAGTAGGGCCAGGATAGCCTCGGCCACCCGCTCGGGGCGCTGCTGGGGGGTGTTGTTTACAAACTCGAAGAAGGCCGCACCCATTTGCTGGGGCACATTCATAAAGTCTCCATAGGCCGCCACACGGCTGCTGTCGCTGGGCACCACCAGGTTCTCTACAAACCCAGTGAGGTAGCCCCCTGGCTCTATGATGGCCTGCTCTACCCCAAAGCTGGAAAGCTCAGCGCGATAGTTCTCGGCCATAGCCTCCACCGCCCATTTGCTGGCGTTGTAGATGCCGTAGAAGGGCATGGTAATGCGGCCCAGCAGGCTGGATATGTACACAATGAGGCCGCTGCCCTGCTGGCGCATGTGGGGCAGCACGGCGCGGTTGATGCGCTGGATGCCGAATACGTTGATGTCGAACAGGCGCTGCATGTCTTCGGGTGTAAAGTGCTCGATCATGCCCGCGCAGCCCACACCGGCGTTGTTGATCACAATGTCCAGGCTGCCTAGCAGCTCGATGGCTTTTTGCACACCCGCATTCACACTGTCGGTGCTGGTTACGTCTATCTCCACAATCTTGGCACCGGCAGCCTGCAGCTCTGCAGCCACGTCCTTGTTCTTGGTGCTTGCGTTGCGCATGGTTGCAACCACGGCGTAACCTTTCTGTAGAAGTAGTTTGGTGGTCAGGGTACCAAAGCCGCCACTGGCTCCGGTAATCAGTACGTTCTTACTCATTTTTTTAAGACTTTAGTTTTGGGTTAAAAAGTTGCGATTTTTATGAAGAAACTTGATGAAGTGCCTCTGCGCTGGACAAGCATTCTCACTTGACAAATTTGAAACACCAAGCGGAGAATTGCCATCCCCAAGTACAAGGAAAGCATACCCAAATCAAAGATTAACCGGATCGGCCCGATATTCGGCGGGACTTTGCCGGGTTTCGCGCTTGAAGAAGCGAGAAAAATGACCCGGTGCCGAAAAACCCATACGCTCGGAGATCTCCTTTATGCTTAGGTCCGTGTGCCGCAGGAGGGACTGGGCTGTAGCCAGCTGCCGGTCTTGTATCCATTGGCTAGCCGTTTTTCCTGTTTGGCGCTTCACTACCTGGTTCAGGTAGTTGGGGTGTAGGTTCAGCTGCCGGGCATAGTCCTGGGTCTGCAGCAGCAGGCTGGCCTGCTGGCGATACACGGCAGTGTGGTGAACCTCTAGCACGTGCAAGAAGGCATGCACAATGCGCTGGCTACGGCCAGGCGCATAGGCAGGCAGGTCTGCCACCCGTGTCTTAAGCTTGTATAGCAGGCTGACCAGCAAGCTACCCAGTATCTGAGACTGATAGGGGCCAGATAGTCGCACCTCCTGGCGGATGGGCTGATACAGGGTCTCCAGTTCGGCATAGGCATCCGGGCCAAAGTTCAGGGGAGGCACCGTCTGATTGAGCAGGAAAGGAAACTGCTCAAAC
The DNA window shown above is from Bacteroidota bacterium and carries:
- a CDS encoding NAD(P)-binding domain-containing protein encodes the protein MKIAVIGAGNIGGTLAKGWAANGHEVYVGVRDPQGDKAKKLTGIANLKLCSVAEAAAAAPVILLAAHPPATKDICTQLGDTQGKVIIDTMNSVFAKAEGFDSTFRALQAWTQAEVVKCFNSTGFENMLNPRYGDQAVEMFMAGSSARAKEIAKQLSLDLGFADCIDFGGDEEVGLLEDFARIWINLAFKQGLGRSFAIKLLKR
- the mfd gene encoding transcription-repair coupling factor; this encodes MLPSHYLQYPGLSAFAQQLGPGRHALTGLVGSQLACAVAALFSQLGRHGIVLVQDREEANLVLNDLEVLLPGQQVVLLPASSKRPYELSTLDNANVLQRGETLNLISRAQPGSLLVVSYPEALFEKVVTRNTLITHTLDVHRGEETGMDLIIEVLEEYGYQPVSFVTEAGQYATRGGIIDVYSFSHDLPFRIEFMGDAIESIREFAPGSQLSTRSMEQLSIIPDFRTLVQEQRISLPEYLSPDTVWYVKDPDYAVADLMKFEEKARKQWKQLTEGRDTVHTEPAQLYYAGPALEKDLRAFCLVDIGFAARPGDAGSDLSFRSQVQPLFKKKFELLVAHMAQRQAAGWQTYIYCDSEAQHRRIREILHQLDASLHYEPVRAALSGGFEDEVLKLACYTDHQIFERYHRFKKRNQAQESGHMTLRELMQLSPGDFITHINHGIGRFGGLTTVEVGKHKQEAVKIFYQDDDVIYVNINALYKIAKYSGKEGNAPRLSKLGSAEWSRTKAKVKRKVKELAFSLVELYAKRKASNGTAYAPDTYLQQELEASFLYEDTPDQERATREVKEDLESPTPMDRLVCGDVGFGKTEIAVRAAFKVATEGKQVALLVPTTILALQHYNTFQDRMADFPLTIDFINRFRSPGEQKDILKRLAEGKIDILVGTHKLLGKEVKFRDLGLLIIDEEHKFGVGHKERLRHLRETIDTLTLTATPIPRTLQFSLLGIRDLSIITTPPPNRQPVETVVSGFSKELIRDALAHELKRGGQAFFVHNRVRELEEYAALIKELLPDARIATAHGQMDGDEMENTLLRFVNREFDVLVSTTIIESGLDIPNANTIIINHAHMYGLSDLHQMRGRVGRSNRKAFAYLLCPPLAGLPNDARKRMEAIQQFSELGAGLQIAMRDLDIRGAGDILGREQSGFIADVGYDVYHKILDESIRELKAQRGLDDEATGADTSETVVETDQPVMLPPEYVPQVAERLYYYRQLSEATDEAALQTLARELIDRFGPMPAPALNLLDTVRARWVGEQLRMAKVVLKGGSLSLTLAPGPDDLYYQSEAFHHILSYVQQHADTARLKQKNDKLVLQIKAVETVKDLYFALKHLLPEPATA
- a CDS encoding thioredoxin family protein; amino-acid sequence: MNTTRMKNLRRWIGLGAILLLSAGPAVAQVQFFHGTWDEALAKAKKENKPLLVDFWATWCGPCRLMNTSTFQDKQVGAYTSDHFIAYKVDVDQERALASKYNIQAMPTFVFIDAKGKELHRVMGYHKADKWLAALKNANATIGGSPQSNAGR
- a CDS encoding SDR family oxidoreductase; its protein translation is MSKNVLITGASGGFGTLTTKLLLQKGYAVVATMRNASTKNKDVAAELQAAGAKIVEIDVTSTDSVNAGVQKAIELLGSLDIVINNAGVGCAGMIEHFTPEDMQRLFDINVFGIQRINRAVLPHMRQQGSGLIVYISSLLGRITMPFYGIYNASKWAVEAMAENYRAELSSFGVEQAIIEPGGYLTGFVENLVVPSDSSRVAAYGDFMNVPQQMGAAFFEFVNNTPQQRPERVAEAILALLEAPAGQRPFRTPVDFLGMADALKPYNDQLAAITEGLYKNMQLDGLLKVQQKARV
- a CDS encoding helix-turn-helix transcriptional regulator, whose product is MASIPHYHDTLSQLYRSFGQIIGPDAAFTFHFLPELHPERPFCSPVFRSGYFSFVFVKEGRGSYTLDADTHPFGPFTVYFTNPGHLKSFFIEHLQDGWLLTTTEAFLRAHVAADVFEQFPFLLNQTVPPLNFGPDAYAELETLYQPIRQEVRLSGPYQSQILGSLLVSLLYKLKTRVADLPAYAPGRSQRIVHAFLHVLEVHHTAVYRQQASLLLQTQDYARQLNLHPNYLNQVVKRQTGKTASQWIQDRQLATAQSLLRHTDLSIKEISERMGFSAPGHFSRFFKRETRQSPAEYRADPVNL